A section of the Streptomyces sp. CG1 genome encodes:
- a CDS encoding CPBP family intramembrane glutamic endopeptidase, producing MEADSVTASGARERDPRRIWRDETLLVLGLSLGASGVSALISFIGSVTKPGGLKNQAATLNASAAPGRPWLDLAWQLFGIATALVPVALVAHLLLREGAGLRTLGFDRTRPRPDLARGAGIAAVIGSTGIAFYLAARGLGFNLTVVPEALPDVWWKYPVLILSALQNAVLEEVIVVGYLLRRLGQLGWSPGTALVASAVLRGSYHLYQGIGGFLGNMVMGVVFVYLYRRWGRVGPLVVAHSLLDIGAFVGYALLAGKVGWLPTA from the coding sequence GTGGAGGCTGACTCGGTGACCGCGTCCGGGGCGCGCGAGCGCGACCCGCGGCGGATCTGGCGGGACGAGACGCTGCTCGTGCTCGGGCTCTCGCTGGGCGCGAGCGGGGTCTCCGCGCTGATCAGCTTCATCGGCTCGGTCACCAAGCCCGGCGGCCTGAAGAACCAGGCGGCCACCCTGAACGCCTCGGCCGCGCCCGGCCGTCCCTGGCTCGACCTGGCCTGGCAGCTCTTCGGCATCGCCACCGCGCTGGTCCCCGTCGCCCTGGTCGCCCACCTCCTGCTGCGCGAGGGCGCGGGCCTGCGCACCCTCGGCTTCGACCGCACCCGCCCCCGGCCCGACCTGGCCCGGGGCGCCGGGATCGCGGCGGTGATCGGCAGCACCGGGATCGCCTTCTACCTGGCCGCCCGCGGACTCGGCTTCAACCTCACGGTCGTCCCCGAGGCGCTGCCGGACGTGTGGTGGAAGTACCCGGTGCTGATCCTGTCCGCCCTGCAGAACGCCGTCCTCGAAGAGGTCATCGTCGTCGGTTATCTGCTGCGCAGGCTGGGCCAGTTGGGCTGGAGCCCGGGGACCGCGCTGGTGGCCAGCGCGGTCCTGCGCGGCTCGTACCACCTCTACCAGGGCATCGGCGGCTTCCTCGGCAACATGGTCATGGGCGTGGTGTTCGTGTACCTGTACCGCCGCTGGGGCCGGGTCGGTCCCCTGGTCGTCGCGCACTCCCTGCTCGACATCGGCGCCTTCGTCGGCTACGCCCTCCTCGCGGGCAAGGTGGGCTGGCTGCCGACGGCCTGA
- a CDS encoding PhzF family phenazine biosynthesis protein gives MRIRIVDAFTDRPFAGNPAGVLLLDDVFPDDDWLQNVAMEVNHAETAFAHRLPEGGEADWALRWFTPVAEVAMCGHATLATAHVLHTTGAHEGPVRFATRSGVLIATPAADGSITLDFPAAPLTRVEAPAGVAGALGAEPVAAFDTGANVGDLLVELADEKTVLGLTPDHRSLGAYSSRGIIATARAEDPTRGYDFVSRCFFPNVGIDEDPVTGSAHTALAPHWSARLGRDDLTGLQASRRTGLVRTRLRGDRTLLTGRAVTVIEGELHA, from the coding sequence ATGCGCATTCGAATCGTGGACGCCTTCACCGACCGCCCTTTCGCCGGCAACCCGGCCGGCGTCCTGCTCCTCGACGACGTCTTCCCGGACGACGACTGGCTCCAGAACGTCGCCATGGAGGTCAACCACGCCGAGACGGCGTTCGCCCACCGGCTGCCCGAGGGCGGCGAGGCGGACTGGGCGCTGCGCTGGTTCACGCCCGTCGCCGAGGTGGCGATGTGCGGACACGCCACGCTCGCCACCGCCCACGTCCTGCACACCACCGGCGCTCACGAGGGACCGGTGCGGTTCGCCACCCGCAGCGGCGTGCTCATCGCCACGCCCGCCGCGGACGGCTCGATCACCCTCGACTTCCCGGCCGCCCCGCTGACCCGGGTCGAGGCCCCGGCCGGGGTCGCCGGGGCGCTGGGTGCCGAGCCCGTCGCCGCCTTCGACACCGGCGCGAACGTCGGCGACCTGCTCGTGGAACTGGCCGACGAGAAGACCGTCCTCGGCCTCACGCCGGACCACAGGTCCCTCGGCGCCTACTCCTCGCGCGGCATCATCGCCACCGCCCGCGCCGAGGACCCCACCCGCGGCTACGACTTCGTCTCCCGCTGCTTCTTCCCGAACGTCGGCATCGACGAGGACCCGGTCACCGGCAGCGCGCACACCGCGCTCGCCCCGCACTGGTCGGCCCGGCTCGGCCGCGACGACCTCACCGGGCTGCAGGCCTCCCGCCGCACCGGCCTCGTCCGCACCCGTCTGCGCGGCGACCGCACGCTGCTCACCGGCCGCGCGGTCACGGTCATCGAGGGCGAGCTGCACGCCTGA
- a CDS encoding DUF5999 family protein, translating into MCQHQPPCPPAESADRESARLVAHHPEQGWSLLCNGVLLFEDTGELLPDGRIIGPHRPLGADQVMTAA; encoded by the coding sequence ATGTGCCAGCACCAGCCGCCGTGTCCACCAGCCGAGTCCGCCGACCGGGAGTCCGCCCGTCTCGTGGCGCACCACCCGGAGCAGGGGTGGAGTCTGCTGTGCAACGGCGTCCTGCTCTTCGAGGACACCGGTGAGCTGCTGCCCGACGGCCGGATCATCGGCCCGCACCGCCCGCTCGGTGCGGACCAGGTGATGACAGCCGCCTGA
- a CDS encoding APC family permease: MATTEHPPPSRLRNWMLEGLSDMGKHGGHTGPHAEPEPPHKGQRWWRVMCLTGVDYFSTLGYQPGIAALAAGLLGPIATIVLVIVTLAGALPVYRRVAEESPHGEGSIAMLERLLSFWQGKLFVLTLLGFAATDFLITITLSAADASTHLVENPHLTSALHGHQMVITLFLVALLGAVFLKGFLEAIGVATALVGIYLALNVVVVIVGLYHVVTAGHVITDWSSALTVQHGNIFVMIGLALLVFPKLALGLSGFETGVAVMPHVQGDPDDTEEKPTGRIRDTKKLLSTAAIIMSAFLITTSFITTLLIPENEFKTGGQANGRALAYLAHEYLGGAFGTVYDVSTIAILWFAGASAMAGLLNLMPRYLPRYGMAPHWARAVRPMVIVFTLIAFLVTWLFDANVDAQGGAYATGVLVLITSAAIAVTIAARKARQRKWTIGFGVISAVFVYTTVVNVIERPDGVKIGACFIVGIILVSFLSRLARAFELRVTSVTLDPLAERFIRDMASRKMRFIANEPGHRDKAEYRDKIEQIRTDNDMPEQEDFVFVEVTLTDPSEFEAGLTVRGEVLHDRYRVLTLESASISNALAALLLHARDMTGCTPHIYFEWTEGNPFANFLRFFLFGQGEVAPVTREVLREAEPDRVRRPRVHTG; this comes from the coding sequence ATGGCCACAACCGAACACCCTCCTCCCAGTCGCCTGCGCAACTGGATGCTGGAGGGGCTGTCCGACATGGGCAAGCACGGCGGCCACACCGGGCCCCACGCCGAACCCGAGCCCCCGCACAAGGGCCAGCGCTGGTGGCGCGTGATGTGCCTGACGGGTGTCGACTACTTCTCCACCCTCGGCTACCAGCCGGGCATCGCGGCGCTAGCGGCCGGCCTGCTGGGGCCGATCGCGACCATCGTCCTCGTCATCGTCACCCTGGCCGGTGCGCTTCCGGTGTACCGCCGGGTCGCCGAGGAGAGCCCGCACGGCGAGGGTTCGATCGCCATGCTGGAGCGCCTGCTGTCCTTCTGGCAGGGCAAGCTCTTCGTGCTCACGCTGCTCGGCTTCGCCGCCACAGACTTCCTGATCACCATCACCCTCTCGGCCGCCGACGCCTCCACCCACCTGGTGGAGAACCCGCACCTGACCAGCGCCCTGCACGGTCACCAGATGGTGATCACGCTGTTCCTGGTGGCGCTGCTCGGCGCGGTGTTCCTCAAGGGCTTCCTGGAGGCGATCGGCGTCGCGACCGCGCTGGTCGGCATCTACCTCGCGCTCAACGTCGTCGTCGTGATCGTCGGCCTCTACCACGTGGTCACCGCGGGACACGTCATCACCGACTGGTCCAGCGCGCTGACCGTGCAGCACGGCAACATCTTCGTCATGATCGGCCTGGCGCTGCTCGTCTTCCCCAAACTCGCGCTCGGCCTCTCCGGCTTCGAGACCGGCGTCGCCGTCATGCCGCACGTCCAGGGCGACCCGGACGACACCGAGGAGAAGCCGACCGGCCGGATCCGGGACACCAAGAAGCTGCTCAGCACGGCCGCGATCATCATGAGCGCGTTCCTGATCACCACCAGCTTCATCACCACGCTGCTCATCCCGGAGAACGAGTTCAAGACCGGCGGCCAGGCCAACGGCCGCGCGCTCGCCTACCTCGCGCACGAGTACCTCGGCGGCGCCTTCGGCACGGTCTACGACGTCTCGACCATCGCCATCCTGTGGTTCGCCGGCGCCTCGGCCATGGCTGGCCTGCTCAACCTGATGCCGCGCTATCTGCCCCGCTACGGCATGGCCCCGCACTGGGCCCGCGCCGTGCGCCCGATGGTCATCGTCTTCACGCTCATCGCCTTCCTGGTCACCTGGCTCTTCGACGCCAACGTCGATGCGCAGGGCGGCGCCTATGCCACCGGTGTGCTGGTGCTCATCACCTCCGCGGCGATCGCGGTGACGATCGCGGCGCGCAAGGCCCGACAGCGCAAGTGGACCATCGGGTTCGGCGTGATCTCGGCGGTGTTCGTCTACACGACCGTCGTGAACGTCATCGAGCGTCCGGACGGTGTGAAGATCGGTGCCTGCTTTATCGTCGGCATCATCCTGGTGTCGTTCCTGTCCCGGCTGGCCCGCGCCTTCGAGCTGCGCGTGACCAGCGTGACGCTCGACCCGCTGGCGGAACGCTTCATCAGGGACATGGCCAGCCGCAAGATGCGGTTCATCGCCAACGAGCCCGGCCACCGCGACAAGGCCGAGTACCGCGACAAGATCGAGCAGATCCGCACCGACAACGACATGCCCGAGCAGGAGGACTTCGTCTTCGTCGAGGTCACGCTCACCGACCCCTCCGAGTTCGAGGCGGGCCTGACCGTGCGCGGCGAGGTGCTGCACGACCGCTACCGCGTGCTGACTCTGGAGTCCGCCTCCATCTCCAACGCCCTGGCGGCCCTTCTCCTGCACGCCCGCGACATGACGGGCTGCACCCCGCACATCTACTTCGAGTGGACCGAGGGCAATCCGTTCGCCAACTTCCTGCGCTTCTTCCTCTTCGGGCAGGGCGAGGTCGCCCCGGTGACCCGAGAGGTCCTGCGCGAGGCGGAACCGGACCGAGTCCGCCGACCGCGCGTGCACACCGGCTGA
- a CDS encoding PadR family transcriptional regulator: MRTHGFERGHRHEGPGMRGMGGFDGRRAAFGPFGPGGPGFGPGGPGFGPGSWGPRGRGGPRGRARRGDVRASILALLKDRPMHGYEMIQEIAERSGGAWKPSPGSVYPTLQLLEDEGLIASETEGGKKLFALTEDGRTAADEGPDAPWEEASRGVDWEALGEIRQAGFGLMEAFGQVWKTGSKEQREKALAVINEARKKLYLILADEH; the protein is encoded by the coding sequence ATGCGTACCCACGGATTCGAGCGTGGACATCGGCACGAGGGCCCCGGAATGCGGGGCATGGGTGGATTCGACGGGCGACGGGCCGCTTTCGGGCCCTTCGGTCCGGGTGGCCCCGGGTTCGGTCCCGGCGGACCCGGATTCGGACCCGGCTCCTGGGGACCCAGGGGGCGCGGTGGCCCGCGGGGACGGGCGCGGCGCGGTGACGTGCGGGCCTCGATCCTGGCCCTGCTCAAGGACCGCCCCATGCACGGCTACGAAATGATCCAGGAGATCGCCGAACGCAGCGGCGGCGCGTGGAAGCCGAGCCCCGGCTCGGTCTATCCGACGCTCCAGCTGCTGGAGGACGAAGGTCTGATCGCCAGTGAGACCGAGGGTGGCAAGAAGCTGTTCGCCCTCACCGAGGACGGGCGCACCGCCGCCGACGAGGGGCCGGACGCGCCCTGGGAGGAGGCCTCGCGCGGGGTCGACTGGGAGGCCCTCGGTGAGATCCGCCAGGCCGGCTTCGGTCTGATGGAAGCCTTCGGCCAGGTCTGGAAGACCGGCAGCAAGGAACAGCGCGAGAAGGCGCTGGCCGTCATCAACGAGGCCCGCAAGAAGCTGTACCTGATCCTCGCCGACGAGCACTGA
- a CDS encoding MerR family transcriptional regulator gives MRIGELAARTGLSKDTLRFYEKIGLLDGDRLPNGYRDFPPETVIWLRYVRTAQALGFTLAEIARHGAELRNAPDSAEALSALFEDKIRVVDARMAELTALRADLTSRVGTGCPLREAEQAV, from the coding sequence ATGCGCATCGGAGAACTGGCCGCGCGTACGGGGCTGTCGAAGGACACCCTGCGCTTCTACGAGAAGATCGGCCTGCTCGACGGCGACCGGCTGCCCAACGGCTATCGCGACTTTCCGCCGGAGACCGTGATCTGGCTGCGCTACGTCCGCACTGCGCAGGCGCTCGGCTTCACCCTGGCCGAGATCGCCCGGCACGGTGCGGAGCTGCGGAACGCCCCGGACAGTGCCGAGGCCCTGTCCGCCCTGTTCGAGGACAAGATCCGGGTCGTCGACGCACGCATGGCCGAACTGACCGCACTCCGCGCGGACCTGACCTCCCGCGTGGGCACGGGCTGCCCGCTGCGGGAGGCGGAACAGGCGGTATGA
- a CDS encoding DMT family transporter: MSNAASGLPVGRGLLCLIITGAAWGTAGAAASLVYRTSDMGAFGLSFWRCALGLLLLLAGRGLRPRVRPATTEPLARRAGRVLATGLGLAVFQTAYFAAVESTGLAVATVVTLGAGPVLIALGARLLLGERLGAGGALAVGGALAGLAVLTFGGSAATVRPAGVLLALASAAGYGAMTLLTRWWGKGGGADASDTTVGAFAVTALCLLPFALHEGLLPHTAHPARLLWLLLYIAAVPTALAYALYFAGAAVVRSATVSVIMLLEPVTAAVLAVALLGERLTATTAGGTLLLLGAVAGLAVSEARGSGRREPVPV, from the coding sequence TTGTCGAACGCTGCTTCTGGCCTGCCCGTGGGGCGTGGCCTGCTCTGTCTGATCATCACCGGTGCCGCCTGGGGCACCGCCGGCGCCGCCGCCTCTCTGGTCTACCGGACCAGTGACATGGGCGCCTTCGGGCTGTCCTTCTGGCGCTGCGCGCTGGGCCTGCTCCTGCTGCTCGCCGGACGAGGGCTGCGCCCACGCGTCCGCCCGGCCACCACCGAACCCCTGGCCCGCAGGGCCGGCCGGGTCCTCGCCACCGGCCTCGGTCTCGCCGTGTTCCAGACCGCCTACTTCGCCGCCGTGGAGTCCACGGGGCTGGCCGTTGCCACCGTCGTCACCCTCGGCGCGGGCCCCGTGCTCATCGCGCTCGGCGCCCGGCTGCTGCTCGGCGAACGGCTCGGCGCGGGCGGGGCGCTGGCCGTCGGCGGGGCGCTCGCCGGGCTGGCCGTGCTGACCTTCGGAGGCTCGGCCGCGACCGTGCGCCCGGCCGGTGTGCTCCTGGCGCTCGCCTCGGCCGCGGGCTACGGCGCCATGACCCTGCTGACCCGCTGGTGGGGGAAAGGCGGCGGCGCCGACGCCTCCGACACCACCGTCGGGGCGTTCGCGGTGACGGCCCTGTGCCTGCTGCCGTTCGCCCTGCACGAGGGCCTGCTCCCGCACACCGCCCACCCGGCGCGGCTGCTGTGGCTCTTGCTGTACATCGCCGCCGTGCCCACGGCGCTCGCGTACGCGCTGTACTTCGCCGGAGCGGCCGTCGTACGGTCCGCCACCGTCTCCGTGATCATGCTCCTGGAGCCGGTGACCGCGGCCGTGCTCGCCGTCGCCCTCCTCGGCGAGCGGCTGACGGCGACCACCGCGGGC
- a CDS encoding SRPBCC family protein gives MAEVSAEARIQAPAEKVWVQLTDWSSYGEWNTTHTSFPKGGPKALAVGGTFQENMKLMGFPAEVDWTIEELEPARVFAIRGKGPMAVTVATRYTLTPDGDATSVRIDGEFTGAAVSLMAGKLKDSATAALNESLRKLAGLVA, from the coding sequence ATGGCCGAAGTCAGCGCGGAGGCACGCATCCAGGCACCGGCCGAGAAGGTGTGGGTCCAGCTCACCGACTGGTCGTCGTACGGGGAGTGGAACACCACCCACACCAGTTTCCCCAAGGGCGGCCCAAAGGCCCTGGCCGTGGGCGGGACGTTCCAGGAGAACATGAAGCTGATGGGCTTCCCCGCCGAGGTCGACTGGACCATCGAGGAGCTGGAGCCGGCGCGGGTGTTCGCCATCCGCGGCAAGGGCCCGATGGCGGTGACGGTCGCCACCCGCTACACACTCACCCCCGACGGCGACGCCACGTCCGTGCGCATCGACGGCGAGTTCACCGGCGCCGCCGTCTCCCTGATGGCGGGCAAGCTGAAGGACTCGGCGACAGCCGCCCTGAACGAGTCACTGCGCAAGCTGGCCGGCCTGGTGGCCTGA
- a CDS encoding DMT family transporter produces MPVQTSESSQGSRGKGVGLGLALASALAFGGSGVAAKPLIEAGLDPLHVVWLRVAGAAVVMLPLAVRHRALPRRRPALLAGFGLLAVAGVQACYFAALSRIPVGVALLVEYLAPALVLGWVRFVQRRPVTRAAALGVVLAAGGLACVVEVWSGLSFDALGLLLALGAACCQVGYFVLADHGGEGGDEAPDPLGVIAYGLLVGALVLTVVAHPWTMRWSVLTGSADMNGTAVPALALLGWIVLIATVVAYVTGVLSVRRLSPQVAGVVACLEAVIATVLAWVLLGEHLSLPQIAGGAVVLLGAFIAQSSAPAKASAEPVAAGGAERELSARGTAA; encoded by the coding sequence GTGCCGGTGCAGACCTCAGAGAGCAGTCAGGGCAGCCGCGGCAAGGGCGTCGGGCTCGGTCTCGCGCTGGCCTCGGCACTCGCCTTCGGCGGGTCCGGAGTGGCCGCGAAGCCGCTGATCGAGGCGGGCCTCGACCCGCTCCACGTGGTCTGGCTGCGGGTGGCCGGCGCCGCCGTGGTCATGCTGCCGCTCGCCGTGCGGCACCGCGCGCTGCCGCGCCGCCGCCCCGCGCTGCTCGCCGGGTTCGGACTGCTCGCCGTCGCCGGTGTCCAGGCCTGCTACTTCGCCGCGCTCTCCCGGATCCCGGTGGGCGTGGCCCTGCTCGTCGAGTACTTGGCTCCCGCACTCGTGCTGGGCTGGGTGAGGTTCGTGCAGCGGCGGCCCGTGACGCGTGCCGCGGCGCTCGGCGTGGTCCTCGCGGCCGGCGGCCTCGCCTGTGTGGTGGAGGTCTGGTCGGGGCTGAGCTTCGACGCCCTCGGCCTGCTGCTCGCCCTCGGAGCCGCCTGCTGCCAGGTCGGCTACTTCGTCCTGGCCGACCACGGCGGCGAGGGGGGCGACGAGGCACCGGACCCGCTCGGCGTCATCGCCTACGGTCTGCTCGTCGGCGCCCTCGTCCTGACGGTCGTCGCCCACCCCTGGACCATGCGCTGGTCGGTGCTGACCGGCTCCGCGGACATGAACGGCACCGCCGTACCGGCCCTCGCCCTGCTGGGCTGGATCGTGCTGATCGCCACCGTCGTCGCGTACGTCACCGGGGTGCTGTCCGTGCGCCGGCTGTCTCCGCAGGTCGCGGGTGTCGTCGCCTGCCTGGAGGCGGTCATCGCGACCGTGCTTGCCTGGGTGCTGCTCGGCGAGCACCTGTCCCTGCCGCAGATCGCCGGCGGCGCCGTCGTCCTGCTCGGCGCGTTCATCGCCCAGTCCTCGGCCCCCGCCAAGGCTTCCGCCGAGCCGGTGGCCGCGGGCGGCGCGGAACGGGAGTTGTCAGCGCGCGGTACGGCTGCCTAA
- a CDS encoding Clp protease N-terminal domain-containing protein codes for MQPRTARRTAHEEAAAHLDDDAALGAELAAMVAGARRRAVRDGDRQIDTAHLLHSLLEHDPEVRAAVGGPSQLARLLGYLVQRSIGYGLRWQGSVEDSGALAVLPAAAVPGAREPMDTAGWSPAAAAALAGARARVRLRGETRVTGVDLLAALTADPGSRAVEVLERAGIRDLDARLAAGAEECAGDGDPVR; via the coding sequence GTGCAACCCCGTACTGCCCGCCGGACCGCCCATGAGGAGGCGGCCGCGCACCTGGACGACGATGCCGCGCTCGGCGCAGAGCTGGCGGCGATGGTCGCCGGTGCCCGCCGGAGGGCCGTGCGGGACGGGGACCGGCAGATCGACACCGCCCATCTGCTGCACTCCCTCCTGGAACACGACCCCGAGGTCCGCGCCGCCGTCGGCGGTCCGTCACAGCTCGCCCGCCTCCTCGGCTACCTGGTGCAGCGCAGCATCGGCTACGGACTCCGCTGGCAGGGCAGTGTGGAGGACTCCGGCGCGCTCGCCGTCCTCCCCGCCGCGGCCGTCCCCGGCGCACGGGAGCCCATGGACACCGCCGGCTGGTCGCCCGCCGCGGCCGCCGCCCTGGCCGGCGCCCGTGCACGTGTCCGCCTGCGCGGCGAAACCCGCGTCACTGGTGTCGACCTCCTCGCCGCGCTCACCGCGGACCCGGGGTCCCGGGCCGTCGAGGTGCTCGAACGCGCCGGCATCCGTGACCTGGACGCCCGTCTCGCGGCCGGCGCCGAGGAGTGCGCCGGCGACGGCGATCCGGTCCGCTGA
- a CDS encoding glutamate--cysteine ligase, whose amino-acid sequence MGEKVVAGQFDLSDRQRYREKLQKCLTGLERLLREKRFDRPKNLMGVEIELNLAGPDGMPKMLNGQVLERIASRDFQTELAMFNLEVNIAPHRLGGRVFDRLAEELRTSLAYADRKAGEVDAGIVMIGILPTLDRDDLVSANLSEVDRYTMLNDQIVAARGEDFRLDIEGVEHLVCTSKSIVPEAACTSVQLHLQVTPARFADVWNAAQVATAAQIAVGANSPFLFGRELWRESRPPLFLQSTDTRPPELQAQGVRPRTWFGERWISSAQELFEENLRYFPALLPICDDEEPLDVIAAGGTPRLAELVLHNGTIYRWNRPVYGIADGVPHLRVENRVLPAGPTITDVIANAAFYYGLVRALAEESRPVWNRLPFAAAEANFDTACRYGVDARFVWPRRGRYGGTGVVDAVTLIRDELLPLAAAGLDAWGVEAADRDLYLGVIEERCRRRVNGASWQAATFHRALEQGLTRDGALAATTRRYAELMHVGEPVHTWPVGLPEPVPLG is encoded by the coding sequence ATGGGGGAGAAGGTCGTGGCAGGGCAGTTCGACCTGTCCGATCGCCAGCGCTACCGCGAAAAGCTCCAGAAGTGCCTCACGGGACTGGAGCGGCTGTTGCGCGAGAAGAGATTCGACCGTCCCAAGAACCTCATGGGAGTCGAGATCGAATTGAATCTCGCTGGACCCGACGGTATGCCGAAAATGTTGAACGGGCAGGTACTGGAGCGCATCGCGAGCCGCGATTTCCAAACAGAACTCGCCATGTTCAATCTGGAAGTCAACATCGCCCCACACCGATTGGGCGGCCGGGTATTCGACCGGCTCGCCGAGGAACTGCGCACCTCGCTCGCCTACGCCGATCGCAAGGCCGGAGAGGTGGACGCGGGCATCGTCATGATCGGCATCCTGCCCACGCTCGACCGCGACGACCTGGTCTCCGCCAACCTCTCCGAGGTCGACCGCTACACCATGCTCAACGACCAGATCGTCGCCGCGCGCGGAGAGGACTTCCGGCTCGACATCGAGGGCGTGGAACACCTCGTGTGCACGTCCAAGTCGATCGTCCCGGAGGCCGCGTGCACCTCCGTACAGCTGCACCTGCAGGTCACCCCGGCCCGTTTCGCGGACGTGTGGAACGCGGCGCAGGTCGCGACCGCCGCGCAGATCGCCGTCGGTGCCAACTCGCCGTTCCTGTTCGGCCGCGAGCTGTGGCGCGAGTCCCGGCCCCCGCTGTTCCTGCAGTCCACCGACACCCGCCCGCCCGAACTGCAGGCGCAGGGCGTACGGCCGCGCACCTGGTTCGGCGAGCGGTGGATCAGCTCCGCGCAGGAGCTGTTCGAGGAGAACCTGCGCTACTTCCCGGCCCTGCTGCCGATCTGCGACGACGAGGAGCCGCTGGACGTCATCGCGGCCGGCGGCACGCCCAGACTCGCCGAACTGGTGCTGCACAACGGCACGATCTACCGCTGGAACCGGCCGGTGTACGGCATCGCGGACGGCGTCCCGCACCTCAGGGTGGAGAACAGGGTGCTGCCGGCCGGGCCGACGATCACCGATGTGATCGCCAACGCGGCCTTCTACTACGGCCTGGTCCGCGCCCTCGCCGAGGAGTCCCGCCCGGTGTGGAACCGGCTGCCCTTCGCCGCGGCCGAGGCCAACTTCGACACCGCGTGCCGGTACGGCGTCGACGCGCGGTTCGTATGGCCCCGGCGAGGACGCTACGGCGGCACGGGCGTGGTCGACGCGGTCACCCTGATCCGCGACGAACTGCTGCCGCTGGCCGCGGCCGGGCTGGACGCGTGGGGTGTGGAGGCGGCCGACCGCGACCTGTACCTCGGTGTCATCGAGGAGCGCTGCCGGCGCCGCGTGAACGGGGCGTCCTGGCAGGCAGCCACGTTCCATCGGGCGCTGGAGCAGGGGCTGACCCGTGACGGCGCGCTCGCCGCCACGACGCGGAGGTATGCCGAGCTGATGCATGTGGGGGAGCCGGTGCACACGTGGCCGGTGGGGTTGCCGGAGCCGGTCCCTCTGGGATGA
- a CDS encoding universal stress protein translates to MSGYDASVAARVVVGVSGSLGSVTALRRATALARRLGAELWPVLAWEPPGGDPAARRSPAAGLLIEDWQRLARQRLAAVLDEIFGGDAPGVPMHAVVVRGAPGPALVATADREDDVLVVGAGRRGLQRAFSGRVSRHCLTHAVCPVLAVPPSPLESELMSVHRRYTWHLRMDIRGL, encoded by the coding sequence ATGTCCGGTTACGACGCCTCGGTGGCCGCTCGGGTGGTGGTCGGTGTGAGCGGCTCCCTGGGCAGCGTCACGGCCCTGCGGCGGGCCACCGCGCTGGCCCGCCGGCTGGGAGCGGAACTGTGGCCCGTGCTGGCCTGGGAGCCGCCGGGCGGTGACCCCGCCGCGCGCCGCTCCCCCGCCGCCGGTCTGCTGATCGAGGACTGGCAGCGGCTCGCCAGACAGCGGCTGGCCGCCGTGCTCGACGAGATCTTCGGCGGGGACGCCCCCGGGGTGCCGATGCACGCGGTGGTCGTCCGCGGCGCCCCGGGCCCGGCGCTGGTGGCGACCGCGGACCGGGAGGACGACGTCCTGGTCGTGGGCGCGGGCCGACGCGGCCTGCAACGCGCCTTCTCGGGCCGGGTCTCCCGCCACTGCCTGACCCACGCGGTCTGCCCGGTCCTCGCGGTGCCTCCGTCCCCGCTGGAGTCGGAACTGATGTCCGTACACCGGCGGTACACCTGGCATCTGCGCATGGATATACGGGGGTTGTGA